The following coding sequences lie in one bacterium genomic window:
- a CDS encoding aldo/keto reductase gives MVEYITIPGTDLKPSRIGLGTWAIGGWMWGGTDESESILTIHKAFEAGITLIDTAPIYGFGRSEEIVGKALKGLDRSKVVVATKLGLEWEGNKVFRNSTRERIRQEVEDSLRRLGVDVIDLYQVHWPDPLVPMEDAAEQMKKLVDEGKVRAVGVSNHSPEQMDAFGKAVRLSTAQPPYNLFERGIEEDILPYCQNKGTALLTYGALCRGLLSGRMKPDTQFVGDDLRKWDPKFKEPRFGHYLEAVNRLNAFARERHGKTVMALAVRWILDQGVEIALWGARHPSQLDAVDEAMGWSVTEEDYREIDRILAETIRDPVGPEFMAPPGRE, from the coding sequence ATCGTGGAGTACATCACCATTCCTGGAACCGACCTGAAACCCTCGCGCATAGGGCTGGGGACATGGGCCATCGGGGGGTGGATGTGGGGCGGCACCGACGAGTCCGAATCCATCCTCACGATACACAAGGCCTTCGAGGCAGGCATTACGCTCATTGACACGGCGCCGATCTACGGGTTCGGAAGATCCGAAGAGATCGTGGGCAAAGCTCTCAAGGGCCTGGACCGGAGCAAGGTTGTGGTCGCCACCAAGTTGGGGCTTGAGTGGGAAGGGAACAAGGTCTTCCGCAACTCCACCAGGGAACGGATCCGCCAGGAAGTGGAGGACTCCCTGCGCCGGCTCGGTGTGGATGTCATCGACCTCTACCAGGTCCACTGGCCGGACCCGCTGGTGCCCATGGAAGACGCTGCCGAACAGATGAAAAAGCTCGTGGATGAAGGCAAGGTCAGGGCTGTGGGGGTGAGCAACCACTCTCCGGAGCAGATGGATGCCTTTGGCAAAGCCGTGAGGCTATCGACGGCCCAGCCTCCGTACAACCTTTTTGAAAGAGGCATTGAGGAAGACATCCTTCCCTATTGCCAGAACAAGGGGACCGCCTTACTCACCTACGGGGCCCTCTGCCGAGGGCTGCTTTCAGGCCGCATGAAACCAGACACACAATTTGTGGGGGACGACCTGAGAAAATGGGACCCGAAGTTCAAGGAACCCAGATTCGGGCATTACCTGGAAGCGGTGAACCGGCTCAACGCTTTTGCACGGGAACGCCACGGCAAGACCGTCATGGCGCTGGCCGTGCGCTGGATCCTGGACCAGGGGGTTGAGATCGCCCTTTGGGGAGCCAGGCATCCATCCCAACTGGACGCTGTGGACGAGGCCATGGGGTGGTCAGTGACAGAAGAGGACTATAGGGAGATCGATCGTATCCTTGCGGAAACGAT